The Deltaproteobacteria bacterium genome includes the window GGCATGCCCGGCATGTCGGAGGGTATCGTAGGACCGGGCGTTGTTGATAAAGCTGCGGGCCCGCCAGAACGATCTCTGGGGGTCGATCCAAAGGTCCCGGCCCTCTTCCGTCAACAGGGGGCGTGGTATCTCCCAACGGCGGCCGGCATTTAAAGGGACGTCTTGCAGACGACGGCGTACATGTTCGGTCAAGGTCCGGATGTTCTGCATAACCAGTTCCGGCTGACGAAAAACCCGGGGGTTGAGGCGTTGCAGAATAAAATATTCTTCCGTTCTGGAATCCAGGGTCACCAGGAAGGTGTCATGGACATTGCCATTCCCATAAGTTTTAATAGTGGTGATTTTTCCCGGAGGGTTGAATTTTTCGGCGGCAATAAAAGGGGTATCCAAGGTTTTACTTCTGACGTCCTTTAATATTTAAACATCCCGTCCTCATAAATAACCATTTTCTTCCCGGTTGGCAGATGGGCCGTTACGATCTTTTTTTCCGTATTGACCAGGTCCCAGTGGAGGGCCGAATCGTTAAATCCCAACTTCTTTTTTAATTCTTTAGTCATTTCTGCCGGATTCCCATCATAGGTATCGGTATAGGAAGCCCCGAGGGCGACATGGCAATTCCCCTGATTTCCGCCAAAATTTTCATCAAAAAGGGTGTCGGCCATAAACCGGTTGATCCGTGAAAAACGCTTATCCGTCAGGGAGAATTCCCCGACTCTGGAAGCCCCTTTATCCATGGCGATCTGCTTTTGGGCGAAGGCCTTGCCGGTCTCGGCCTCAACGCTGACCACCGAGCCTTTTTCAAAGGAAAGGCCCATTCCCTCAACATAATTGCCGCTCCGGAACGAAGGCAGATTGGCATAATAGCGCCCCTCGGTCCCCCGCCAATCCGGTGAAAAAAATAGCTCAAAACTTGGAATATTATGGCCGGAGATCCCCTTCCAGACTCTTCTCTCCCCGGTCTTTATCTTTAAATCCACATGGGTTGATTCGATATGGAGACAGGCTATCTTTAGGCTGTTGAGCCATTTTTTCAGGCTGCTTACGTTTTTATATATTTCATTCCATTGGCGGACAGGATCCTGGTGGTCGAGAAAACAGGCCGTTACAATCTGGTCGGTGTATTTTTTAATAGTCGTTTGGGCCTGTCCGGCCAGTTCCCCGGTTGGGAAGGTGCAGAGGGTCCAGCTATAGGCCCCCTTCTCCTCACGCTGGTCAAGGAGGTCTCTCAACGGTTTTCTGGAAACCAGGACCTTTCCTATCCGGACCGGATCAATGTCTTTCAGGTGAGTCAGTGATTCGGGGGCCCTTAAAAAAAACCTGCCATTGATGTTGCCGTAAAAATCCTTCTCGCCCGGCGGGATAAAGCCCAGTTGTCCCGGATTTGATTTTTTATAAAAATCCGATTCCATCCCGGAGGTCAAAGCCATGCGCTGGACCGGATGCATCCCCCGGTCAAGAATCCCGGCATAGAGCCTTTCCGCCAGTTTAACGGCCGGGGGATCATACTGAATGAGGATGATATCGTTCTTTTTAAACCGGTTCTTTCGAGCGGTTTCCAAGCCCCAGAAAAGGACCTCGGCATATTTTTGGAGTTGATCGTTGGTCAGCATTTTATTTATATTTTTTATCCAATTCCTCGATAAAATCCTTCAGGGTTTTGCCGTCATGGCTGAACGTGGAAGGTTCTTCCCCGACAGAGGCCGGGAGGGGAGATTCGGATGGCCGTTTTTTATCCGTTGTATACCGATTGGAAGGCTCTTTCAAGGCATTCATGACCGGTGAGTGATAAACAATTTCTTCCGGGCTCTCCAGGGAAGGCTGAAAGATTTTTACCGGGGGGATTAAACTCTTTTGATGCATCAGGTATTCGTTTAAATACCGGTCAACGGTAAACATGCCTTCATTTTTCCCGAGTTGCATGATGTTTTCGATCTGGTGCAGTTTATTTTCCCGAATCGTACCTTTCAAGGCTTGATTCCCGCGAAGGATCGAAAGGAGTGGAACACGAAAACCGAATTTATCCAGGTAAATCAGTTCCTGAACTACCAGCCAGGTCAGGGTGGAGGCCAGGCGGTTGCGGATATCATCCTGCGCTTCCATGGGAAAGGCGTTTAAGATACGGTGAAGGGTCTCCTCGGCGTTGCTGGCATGCAGGGTCACGATAATCAAGTGGCCCGATTCGGCAATATTAAGGGTCAGCTTGATGGTTTCAGGGTCCCTGATTTCCCCCACCACAATCACATCCGGATCTTCTCTTAAGACATCCAGGAGCCCCTGCTCGAAAGTAGGCATATGGGTCCCCAATTCCCGTTGTTCAATAAACGATTTTTGGGAGGTCAGCCGGTACTCAATGGGGTCTTCGAGGGTGATGATGTGTTGGGCCTGATTCCGGTTGATTTCATTGATAATGGCGGCGATAGTCGTGGTTTTTCCCACGCCGGTAGGACCGCAGATTAATATCAGGCCGGATTTGAGTTTACTGATTTCCCTGAGGGACGGGTGAAGGTTCAACTGCTCGATGGTGGGGACGATGCCGGGCAAAATCCGAATGGCCAGGCTCAAGCCCCGGGTGGTATTGAAAATATTGATCCTCAACCGGGCCTGGAGAAAACTTATGGCCAAATCCAGGGAATACCGTTGTCTCAACTGGGATAATTGGCCGGGAGTCAGGAGGGTTTCAACTAAGAGGTCTACTTCCTCATGATGCCATTTAAGATTCGGTTGAAATCTTAAATGGCCGTTGATGCGGTATACGACCGACTGGCCACCGGTGATGTGGATATCGGAAACACCCAGGCTCAAGGCGGCGCTGATGAGGCCTTCAAATTTGTCCATGGCCCGGTTCAACGCCCCTCAAGTTGGGTTTCAGATAATGGGTTTAACATTTCAAGCCCCTCAATCAAAAACCAGAGGCCTGTTAGACGGCGGCCAGCTCATTCATAACAATGATTTCCGGTTTCCCGGCGAAGAGTTCCGCGCCTTTACCGGCAAAGGCCAAAAAATGCGGGGTGGCGGAATGGGCCGCCAGGGCCTCCTTGTCCTTGTAACGCTCCAGGACGACCAGGGTATTGGGTTCGGTTTTGGAAACATTCAGGGAATAGGAAAGGGTCCCTTCCTCTTTGGCCACTTCCTGCATCAGTTGTTTGAAGGCTTCGATGGCTTCATTCAGTTTTTCTTCTTTAACCGGGATCTTGGCAATTACGGATAGCATCGGCAGGTCTCCTTGATTTTTATTGATATTTTTACAAAGTACAACTCGTATCTCGTAACGAGTAACGAGTAACGAGTAACTCCTCAGGCATATTAAGTTTTAAGACTTCCGGTGTCAAAGAAAAAACGCTCCGGATGGATACTATCTAACTCCTGAGGTTTCTTTCCTCCCAGAGGCTGCCGACGATATGTTCCCGGCCGGCCCGGATATGATTTCTGATCAGCCGTCTGGTTTTATTGACATCCCGGTTCTTTAAAGCCTCAAAGAGCATTCGATGCTCTTTAGCGGCTTGTTCCATCCGTTTTTCCTGCAAATATTCGGGGCGGTATTTTAAATAAACCCGTTCCAAGATAAATTTGCATAAATTATGGACCACTTTATTTTCGGCTGATTTGATGATTTCCAGATGAAAGTTGGTATCAATTATCATCAATGAACGTCGGTATTGGGGTACGGATACCGCCTTGACATGTTCCGTCATGGCCTTTTCGATGGATTCGAGTTTCCGGTCTGTTATTTTTTCTATGATCGTCGGCACCAGGAAGGTTTCCAGGGCCTCCCGGGCGATAAACAGTTCTTCGGCCTCCACCGGATCGGTCTCTCCTACATAATAGCCTTTGTTCCGCTCCGTATAAACGATATTCAACAGTTGCAGCCGGTTGAGGGCCTGAATAATAGGGGTGATGCTCATGTTGAGCTTTTTGGCCAACTCCTGATAGAGAAGCTTTTGACCCGGAACAATCTCGTGATGATACATCATTTCTTTGATTTTTTTGAACGCCAGATCGACCGGCGATTCTTCCGGATGGGTATCTGTCTTTATGGAGTGCCCCTTCTGCTGGTTGTCGGCTTTTGAACTCATCCCTTTTCCTTTGGCCATCGGAAATTCCTCGATCTTTTTTTCTCAGGCAATCGTTTCATTGTCCTTTAAAGACGGGTTTTCTTTTTTCCAAAAAGGCTTTCCGGCCTTCTTCGAAATCCCGGCTGCTGAAGGCCACCGCCTGCATAGTGGATTCCATCTCGAGCATTGTGTTCAAGCTGGCTGGCCAGAGGTTTAAGGCCGCCTTGATCATGGCATAAGATTGGCTCGGCCCCTGGGCCAGGCGGACGGCCAGGGCTTTGGCCTCTTCCGCCAACCTTTCGGCCGGAACTACCCGGTTGACCAGGCCTAATCGTTCGGCTTCCCGGGCATCAATCAGGTCTCCGGTCCACATCAGTTCTTTGGCTTTGGCCACCCCGACCCGGAGGGTCCAGAAATAAAAGGCCCCCAAATCGGGGACGGCACCGATCTTAACGAAAGAAATCCCGAACTTAGCCTCTTCGGAAGCGATCAGGATATCGCAGGCCAGGGCAATGCTGGCTCCGGCCCCGACGGCA containing:
- a CDS encoding aminopeptidase; translated protein: MLTNDQLQKYAEVLFWGLETARKNRFKKNDIILIQYDPPAVKLAERLYAGILDRGMHPVQRMALTSGMESDFYKKSNPGQLGFIPPGEKDFYGNINGRFFLRAPESLTHLKDIDPVRIGKVLVSRKPLRDLLDQREEKGAYSWTLCTFPTGELAGQAQTTIKKYTDQIVTACFLDHQDPVRQWNEIYKNVSSLKKWLNSLKIACLHIESTHVDLKIKTGERRVWKGISGHNIPSFELFFSPDWRGTEGRYYANLPSFRSGNYVEGMGLSFEKGSVVSVEAETGKAFAQKQIAMDKGASRVGEFSLTDKRFSRINRFMADTLFDENFGGNQGNCHVALGASYTDTYDGNPAEMTKELKKKLGFNDSALHWDLVNTEKKIVTAHLPTGKKMVIYEDGMFKY
- a CDS encoding PilT/PilU family type 4a pilus ATPase, with the protein product MDKFEGLISAALSLGVSDIHITGGQSVVYRINGHLRFQPNLKWHHEEVDLLVETLLTPGQLSQLRQRYSLDLAISFLQARLRINIFNTTRGLSLAIRILPGIVPTIEQLNLHPSLREISKLKSGLILICGPTGVGKTTTIAAIINEINRNQAQHIITLEDPIEYRLTSQKSFIEQRELGTHMPTFEQGLLDVLREDPDVIVVGEIRDPETIKLTLNIAESGHLIIVTLHASNAEETLHRILNAFPMEAQDDIRNRLASTLTWLVVQELIYLDKFGFRVPLLSILRGNQALKGTIRENKLHQIENIMQLGKNEGMFTVDRYLNEYLMHQKSLIPPVKIFQPSLESPEEIVYHSPVMNALKEPSNRYTTDKKRPSESPLPASVGEEPSTFSHDGKTLKDFIEELDKKYK
- a CDS encoding antibiotic biosynthesis monooxygenase; its protein translation is MLSVIAKIPVKEEKLNEAIEAFKQLMQEVAKEEGTLSYSLNVSKTEPNTLVVLERYKDKEALAAHSATPHFLAFAGKGAELFAGKPEIIVMNELAAV
- a CDS encoding GntR family transcriptional regulator, whose product is MSSKADNQQKGHSIKTDTHPEESPVDLAFKKIKEMMYHHEIVPGQKLLYQELAKKLNMSITPIIQALNRLQLLNIVYTERNKGYYVGETDPVEAEELFIAREALETFLVPTIIEKITDRKLESIEKAMTEHVKAVSVPQYRRSLMIIDTNFHLEIIKSAENKVVHNLCKFILERVYLKYRPEYLQEKRMEQAAKEHRMLFEALKNRDVNKTRRLIRNHIRAGREHIVGSLWEERNLRS
- a CDS encoding enoyl-CoA hydratase/isomerase family protein, with translation MNYQTIRFEIADSVARIAMNIPETRNALGLEMRTELMEAFNRIREEDSIKAVILTGEGKVFSSGGNIRTFEGLTPVATRLRLKQGKQIIQAMVELEKPIIGAVDGYAVGAGASIALACDILIASEEAKFGISFVKIGAVPDLGAFYFWTLRVGVAKAKELMWTGDLIDAREAERLGLVNRVVPAERLAEEAKALAVRLAQGPSQSYAMIKAALNLWPASLNTMLEMESTMQAVAFSSRDFEEGRKAFLEKRKPVFKGQ